In one Bradyrhizobium cosmicum genomic region, the following are encoded:
- a CDS encoding helix-turn-helix domain-containing protein: MITSFQMRAARALLGIDQKTLAELAGVSLPTIQRMEASTGNVRGVVETLMRVVDAFERAGVELIGEQARSEGGGRGVRLKEPGPPRRVGA, encoded by the coding sequence GTGATCACGTCATTCCAGATGCGGGCAGCCCGCGCGCTGCTCGGCATCGACCAGAAGACCTTGGCAGAACTCGCAGGCGTGTCGCTGCCGACCATCCAGCGGATGGAGGCGAGCACCGGCAACGTTCGTGGCGTGGTCGAGACCTTGATGAGGGTGGTCGATGCGTTCGAGCGGGCGGGCGTCGAGCTGATCGGCGAACAGGCCCGTAGCGAAGGCGGCGGACGCGGCGTTCGGCTGAAAGAGCCGGGGCCGCCACGCCGGGTGGGGGCGTGA
- a CDS encoding SulP family inorganic anion transporter, whose protein sequence is MSITGEHAGKLHQLRRPTFTELYLPKLVTVWREGYGLADLRADVFAGLTVAIVALPLSMAIAIASGVTPDRGLYTAVVGGFIASLLGGSRFQIGGPAGAFIVLVAATADRHGVDGVILATLMAGLLLVAAGFLRIGTYIKFIPYPVTVGFTAGIAVIIFASQLRDLGGITLAGKEPSEFVPKLVALAGGLPTINPSAVAVAIVSIAIIAGLRRWRPSWPGILIAVVLAAIACSVLSLPVETIGSRFGGIPRELPSPALPAFSLAKATAVLPDAIAFALLAAIESLLSAVVADGMTGRRHRSNCELVAQGAANIGSALFGGICVTGLIARTATNIRAGARGPLAGMLHSVFLLLFMLIAAPLASYIPLAALASVLVVVAWTMAEKHEFATLLRSSWGDAVVLLATFLLTVFRDLTEGILVGFALGAVLFIHRMSEMTGIEERTPLVADDRPDDGNGTRVPYDPALAVDRDVLVYRITGAFFFGAASAIGSVLDGVADGRKAFVVDFAAVPFLDSTAANVLGRVAAKAHRQGIKLFITGASPAVRRALLTHGVTPRRARYRTTIERAVADIKQAAGTTAPAAEDAAAN, encoded by the coding sequence ATGAGCATCACGGGCGAACACGCAGGCAAGCTGCACCAGCTTCGTCGGCCGACCTTTACCGAACTCTATCTGCCAAAGCTCGTGACCGTATGGCGCGAGGGCTATGGCCTTGCCGATCTCCGCGCCGATGTGTTCGCGGGCCTCACGGTCGCGATCGTCGCGCTGCCACTGTCGATGGCGATCGCGATCGCCTCGGGCGTGACGCCGGACCGGGGTCTCTACACCGCCGTCGTCGGCGGCTTCATCGCATCGCTGCTCGGCGGTAGCCGGTTCCAGATCGGCGGCCCCGCCGGCGCCTTCATCGTGCTGGTCGCGGCGACCGCCGACCGTCACGGTGTCGACGGCGTGATCCTCGCCACCCTGATGGCGGGACTTCTTCTGGTTGCCGCCGGCTTCCTGCGGATCGGCACCTATATCAAGTTCATTCCCTATCCGGTAACGGTCGGCTTCACCGCCGGCATCGCCGTGATCATCTTCGCCAGCCAGCTTCGCGATCTCGGCGGAATCACGCTCGCGGGGAAAGAGCCAAGCGAGTTCGTTCCGAAACTCGTCGCGCTGGCCGGGGGCCTGCCCACCATCAATCCGTCCGCCGTGGCCGTTGCGATCGTCAGCATCGCCATCATTGCCGGCCTGCGGCGCTGGCGGCCGTCCTGGCCGGGCATCCTGATCGCGGTGGTGCTCGCGGCGATCGCCTGTAGCGTGCTGTCGCTGCCGGTCGAGACCATCGGCTCGCGCTTCGGCGGCATTCCGCGCGAATTGCCGTCGCCGGCCTTGCCGGCATTCTCGCTTGCGAAGGCGACGGCGGTGCTGCCGGATGCGATTGCGTTCGCGCTGCTGGCCGCGATTGAATCGCTGTTGTCCGCCGTGGTGGCCGACGGCATGACCGGGCGCCGTCACCGCTCCAATTGCGAATTGGTGGCGCAGGGCGCCGCCAATATCGGCTCGGCGCTGTTCGGCGGCATTTGTGTCACCGGCCTGATCGCGCGGACCGCCACCAACATCCGCGCCGGCGCGCGCGGCCCGCTTGCGGGCATGCTGCATTCGGTCTTCCTGCTGCTGTTCATGCTGATCGCGGCGCCGCTGGCGAGCTACATTCCGCTGGCCGCGCTCGCCTCCGTGCTGGTCGTGGTGGCCTGGACCATGGCGGAGAAGCACGAATTCGCCACGCTGCTGCGATCCTCCTGGGGCGATGCCGTCGTGCTGCTGGCGACCTTCCTGCTCACCGTTTTCCGTGATCTGACCGAAGGCATTCTGGTCGGCTTCGCGCTCGGCGCGGTGCTGTTCATTCACCGCATGTCGGAAATGACCGGGATCGAGGAGCGCACCCCGCTGGTGGCCGACGATCGTCCCGATGACGGCAATGGGACGCGCGTTCCTTACGATCCCGCGCTCGCGGTCGATCGCGATGTGCTGGTCTACCGCATCACCGGCGCGTTCTTCTTCGGTGCGGCATCGGCCATCGGCAGCGTGCTCGACGGCGTCGCCGACGGGCGCAAGGCCTTCGTGGTCGATTTCGCCGCGGTCCCCTTCCTGGATTCGACGGCGGCCAACGTGCTCGGCCGCGTCGCCGCCAAGGCGCACCGCCAAGGGATAAAGCTGTTCATCACCGGGGCATCACCCGCGGTTCGACGCGCGCTGCTGACCCATGGCGTGACGCCGCGGCGCGCGCGCTATCGCACCACGATCGAGCGCGCCGTCGCCGACATCAAGCAGGCCGCGGGCACGACTGCCCCCGCCGCCGAGGATGCTGCCGCGAATTAG
- a CDS encoding alpha-hydroxy acid oxidase yields the protein MKHITCIDDLRTLHQRRVPKAFFDYCDRGSYAEETLRANRDDMQHIKFRQRILVDVSKRDTSTTILGEPSTMPLMLAPVGLLGMQHGDGEIHACRAAQAAGIPFTQSTMSICSIEDIAANVEKPFWFQLYVMKDRGFIKALIERAIAAKCSALVLTVDLQVIGQRHQDIKNGMTVPPEWSLSKLIDFATKPAWVSGVLQGKRRTFGNLAGHLKVSDDITSLSTWINSQFDTSLNWKDIDWIRSIWPGKLVLKGILDVEDAELAAKTGAQAIVVSNHGGRQLDGAPSSIEVLPEIVDAVGDKVEIMFDGGIRSGQDVTRALALGAKSCMIGRAYAYGLGAGGQAGVAKAIEIIQKELLTTMGLCGVNRIDEIDEHIIAA from the coding sequence ATGAAGCACATCACCTGTATCGACGACCTTCGCACCCTGCATCAGCGTCGCGTGCCGAAGGCGTTCTTCGACTATTGCGACCGCGGCTCCTACGCCGAGGAAACGCTGCGCGCCAATCGCGACGACATGCAGCACATCAAGTTCCGCCAGCGCATTCTGGTCGACGTCTCCAAGCGCGACACCTCGACCACGATCCTCGGCGAGCCCTCGACCATGCCGCTGATGCTGGCGCCCGTGGGCCTGCTCGGCATGCAGCATGGCGACGGCGAGATCCACGCCTGCCGCGCCGCGCAGGCCGCCGGCATCCCGTTCACGCAGTCGACGATGTCGATCTGCTCGATCGAGGACATCGCCGCAAATGTCGAGAAGCCGTTCTGGTTCCAGCTCTACGTGATGAAGGACCGCGGCTTCATCAAGGCGCTGATCGAGCGCGCGATCGCGGCGAAATGCTCGGCGCTGGTGCTGACCGTCGACCTGCAGGTGATCGGCCAGCGCCACCAGGACATCAAGAACGGCATGACGGTGCCGCCGGAATGGTCGCTGTCGAAGCTGATCGATTTCGCCACCAAGCCGGCCTGGGTGTCGGGCGTGCTGCAGGGCAAGCGCCGCACCTTCGGCAATCTTGCCGGTCATTTGAAGGTCAGCGACGACATCACCTCGCTGTCGACCTGGATCAACTCGCAGTTCGACACCTCGCTGAACTGGAAGGACATCGACTGGATCCGCTCGATCTGGCCGGGCAAGCTGGTCCTGAAGGGCATTCTCGACGTCGAGGATGCCGAGCTCGCCGCGAAGACCGGTGCCCAGGCGATCGTGGTTTCCAACCATGGCGGCCGGCAACTCGACGGCGCGCCGTCATCGATCGAGGTGCTGCCCGAGATCGTCGACGCCGTCGGTGACAAGGTGGAGATCATGTTCGACGGCGGCATCCGCTCCGGCCAGGACGTGACGCGGGCGCTCGCGCTCGGCGCGAAGTCCTGCATGATCGGCCGCGCCTACGCCTATGGCCTCGGTGCCGGCGGCCAGGCCGGCGTCGCCAAGGCGATCGAGATCATCCAGAAGGAATTGCTCACGACCATGGGCCTGTGCGGCGTCAACCGGATCGACGAGATCGACGAGCACATCATTGCGGCGTGA
- a CDS encoding YoaK family protein, translating to MLNSTRNVALACALSLLAGFVDGIGFLQLGGLFVSFMSGNSTRLGVSLAEAQWWQAAGALGLIALFVAGAAAGSLVVLGGGTERQPWLLLIEAVLLAGAGLCHAYGLPNLAIAGIVLAMGLENAVFQIDGGAGLGLTYVTGALVKVGQLLAVSLTGGPRWSWASNLFLWVALVAGAAAGALAYAWINLAAIWFAAGAALALGAIVAVPMRRHRA from the coding sequence ATGCTCAATTCGACTCGCAACGTTGCGCTGGCCTGCGCGCTCAGCCTGCTCGCGGGCTTTGTCGACGGCATCGGCTTCCTGCAGCTTGGCGGCCTGTTCGTCTCCTTCATGAGCGGAAACTCGACGCGACTCGGCGTCAGCCTCGCGGAGGCCCAGTGGTGGCAGGCTGCCGGCGCCCTGGGCCTCATCGCGCTGTTCGTCGCCGGAGCGGCGGCCGGAAGCCTCGTCGTGCTCGGCGGCGGCACCGAGCGGCAGCCATGGCTGCTTCTCATCGAAGCAGTGCTGCTGGCGGGGGCTGGACTCTGCCATGCTTACGGACTGCCGAATCTCGCGATCGCGGGAATCGTGCTCGCGATGGGGTTGGAGAACGCCGTGTTCCAGATCGACGGCGGCGCGGGCCTCGGCCTCACCTATGTCACCGGCGCGCTGGTCAAGGTCGGCCAGCTCCTCGCGGTGAGCCTCACCGGGGGGCCGCGCTGGAGCTGGGCCTCGAATTTGTTCCTGTGGGTGGCGCTGGTTGCCGGCGCGGCAGCCGGCGCGCTTGCCTATGCCTGGATCAACCTCGCCGCGATCTGGTTCGCTGCAGGCGCGGCGCTGGCGCTGGGCGCAATCGTGGCCGTGCCGATGCGGCGCCACCGCGCTTGA
- a CDS encoding DUF992 domain-containing protein — protein sequence MRRSFILAGLVAASLVASVAGSGAQQQRMVRVGVLECRGGASVGFIVGSVTHLGCVLRADGLPEDRYVATIRKVGLDIGITQETALAWGVFAPVDRLGPGDLAGNYAGAQGSASVGVGGGGNVLVGGSNNSISLQPLSLQGQVGLNVAAGLESLELRPGR from the coding sequence ATGCGCCGTTCGTTCATCCTCGCCGGGCTCGTCGCAGCCAGCCTCGTTGCCTCTGTCGCCGGCAGCGGCGCACAGCAGCAGCGAATGGTGCGGGTCGGTGTGCTCGAATGCCGCGGCGGCGCCAGCGTCGGCTTCATCGTGGGCTCCGTGACCCATCTCGGCTGCGTGCTGCGCGCTGACGGCCTGCCCGAGGACCGCTACGTCGCAACCATTCGTAAGGTCGGTCTCGACATCGGCATTACCCAGGAGACGGCGCTGGCCTGGGGCGTGTTCGCGCCGGTCGACCGGCTCGGCCCCGGCGACCTCGCCGGCAACTACGCCGGCGCGCAAGGCAGCGCCTCGGTAGGCGTGGGCGGCGGCGGCAACGTGCTGGTCGGCGGCTCCAACAATTCGATCTCGCTCCAGCCGCTCAGCCTGCAAGGCCAGGTCGGCCTCAACGTCGCTGCCGGCCTCGAAAGCCTGGAACTCCGTCCGGGCCGTTAA
- the glmM gene encoding phosphoglucosamine mutase — protein MSRKYFGTDGIRGRANGLITPELALKVGQAAGLAFQRGDHRHRVVIGKDTRLSGYMIEYAMVAGFTSVGMDVLLVGPMPTPAVAMLTKSMRADLGVMISASHNLFEDNGIKLFGPQGFKLSDDVEKQIELLLDEPIEKRLAQSASLGRARRIDGVHDRYIEFAKRTLPRDLSLDGLRVVIDCANGAAYKVVPEALWELGADVVPIGVEPDGFNINKDCGSTSPEALSRKVREMRADIGIALDGDADRVILVDERGHVVDGDQLLAVIAQSWKEDGRLSRPGIVATVMSNLGLERFLKGHGLDLVRTPVGDRYVLEQMLNGGYNLGGEQSGHIILSDYATTGDGFVAALQVLAVVQKLRRPVSEVCHRFDPLPQILKNVRHKGGKPLDDSDVKSAISDGEKRLNGHGRLLIRSSGTEPVIRVMGEGEDRILVEDVVDTIVSALGQAAA, from the coding sequence ATGAGCCGCAAATATTTCGGGACGGACGGGATTCGGGGCCGCGCCAACGGACTGATCACGCCGGAGCTCGCGCTCAAGGTCGGCCAGGCCGCAGGCCTTGCGTTTCAGCGCGGTGACCACCGCCACCGGGTCGTGATCGGCAAGGATACCCGCCTATCCGGCTACATGATCGAATACGCCATGGTCGCGGGCTTCACCTCGGTCGGCATGGACGTGCTGCTGGTCGGCCCGATGCCGACGCCGGCCGTCGCGATGCTGACCAAGTCGATGCGCGCCGATCTCGGCGTGATGATCTCGGCCTCGCACAATCTGTTCGAGGACAACGGCATCAAGCTGTTCGGCCCGCAGGGCTTCAAGCTGTCCGACGACGTCGAGAAGCAGATCGAGCTGCTGCTCGACGAGCCGATCGAGAAGCGGCTGGCCCAAAGTGCGAGCCTCGGCCGCGCCCGCCGTATCGACGGCGTGCACGACCGCTACATCGAATTCGCCAAGCGCACGCTGCCGCGCGATCTGTCGCTCGACGGCCTGCGCGTCGTGATCGATTGCGCCAATGGCGCCGCCTACAAGGTGGTGCCGGAAGCGCTGTGGGAATTGGGCGCCGACGTGGTGCCGATCGGCGTCGAGCCCGACGGCTTCAACATCAACAAGGATTGCGGCTCGACCTCGCCGGAAGCGCTGTCGCGGAAGGTGCGCGAGATGCGCGCCGACATCGGCATTGCGCTGGACGGCGACGCCGATCGGGTCATCCTGGTCGATGAGCGCGGGCATGTCGTCGACGGCGACCAGCTGCTCGCGGTGATCGCGCAGAGCTGGAAAGAGGACGGACGCCTCTCGCGTCCCGGCATCGTCGCCACCGTGATGTCCAATCTCGGGCTCGAACGTTTCCTGAAGGGCCACGGGCTCGATCTCGTGCGGACGCCGGTCGGCGACCGCTACGTGCTCGAGCAGATGCTGAACGGCGGCTACAATCTCGGCGGCGAGCAGTCCGGCCACATCATCCTGTCCGACTACGCCACCACCGGCGACGGCTTCGTGGCCGCCTTGCAGGTGTTGGCCGTGGTGCAGAAGCTGCGCCGCCCGGTGTCGGAAGTCTGCCACCGTTTCGATCCGCTGCCGCAGATCCTCAAGAACGTCCGCCACAAGGGCGGCAAGCCGCTCGATGATTCCGACGTCAAGTCGGCGATCTCGGACGGCGAGAAGCGCCTCAACGGCCACGGTCGCCTGCTGATCCGCTCCTCGGGCACCGAGCCCGTGATCCGCGTCATGGGCGAGGGCGAGGACCGTATCCTCGTCGAAGACGTCGTCGACACCATCGTCTCCGCGCTCGGACAGGCGGCTGCGTGA
- a CDS encoding MFS transporter: MNKSVVVSEETLTEPVVVSDVAPVAKAAGPAYVVLAGISFSHFLNDTMQSLIASVYPILKDTYALDFAQIGMITLAFQFTASLLQPVVGHYTDKKAQPYSLAIGMASTFFGLLLLSAAHQYLVILVAAALVGLGSAVFHPESARIARLASGGRYGFAQSVFQLGGSFGTSMGPVLAALIVVPFGQGSIAWFSSIAFLAIVILWRIGRWYEPQIKAKKTAAVQVHPDAPSSRRVGVALLVLVALLFSKQLYVSSLSSYYIFYLIDRFGVSTQTAQIYLFIFLAANAVGAFFGGPLGDRFGRKIVIWISILGALPFTLALPYAGLYSSAVLSVIIGIIISSTTSSIIVFAQELVPHRFGMISGVFFGVAFGIGGLGAAVLGKLADHTSIEFVYQVCAYLPAIGLLAVFLPRLPRHTR, from the coding sequence GTGAACAAGTCCGTCGTCGTCTCCGAGGAAACGCTGACCGAACCCGTTGTCGTCAGCGACGTCGCGCCCGTCGCCAAGGCGGCGGGGCCGGCCTATGTCGTCCTCGCCGGCATCAGCTTCTCGCACTTCCTCAACGACACCATGCAGTCGCTGATCGCTTCGGTGTATCCGATCCTGAAAGACACCTACGCGCTCGACTTCGCGCAGATCGGCATGATCACGCTGGCGTTCCAGTTCACGGCTTCGCTGCTCCAGCCCGTGGTCGGGCACTACACCGACAAGAAGGCGCAGCCTTACTCGCTGGCGATCGGCATGGCCTCGACCTTCTTCGGCCTGCTGCTGCTCAGCGCCGCGCATCAGTATCTCGTCATCCTCGTGGCTGCCGCGCTGGTTGGTCTCGGCTCGGCGGTGTTTCATCCGGAGTCCGCGCGCATCGCGCGGCTTGCGTCCGGTGGCCGCTACGGCTTCGCGCAATCGGTGTTTCAGCTCGGCGGCAGTTTCGGCACCTCGATGGGACCGGTGCTGGCCGCGCTGATCGTGGTGCCGTTCGGGCAGGGCAGCATCGCATGGTTCTCCTCGATCGCGTTCCTCGCCATCGTTATCCTCTGGCGCATCGGCCGCTGGTATGAGCCGCAGATCAAGGCGAAGAAGACGGCCGCGGTTCAGGTCCACCCCGACGCGCCGAGCTCGCGCCGCGTCGGGGTCGCGCTGCTCGTGCTGGTGGCGCTGCTGTTCTCGAAGCAGCTCTACGTCTCCAGCCTGTCGAGCTACTACATCTTCTATTTGATCGACCGTTTCGGCGTGTCGACACAGACCGCCCAGATCTATCTCTTCATCTTCCTCGCGGCGAACGCGGTCGGAGCGTTCTTCGGCGGTCCCTTGGGCGATCGCTTCGGCCGCAAGATCGTGATCTGGATCTCGATCCTGGGCGCGCTGCCGTTCACGCTGGCGCTGCCCTATGCCGGGCTTTATTCGAGCGCGGTGCTGAGCGTGATCATCGGCATCATCATTTCCTCGACGACATCGTCGATCATCGTGTTCGCGCAGGAACTGGTGCCGCACCGCTTCGGCATGATCTCCGGTGTGTTCTTCGGCGTCGCCTTCGGCATCGGGGGACTGGGCGCCGCCGTGCTCGGCAAGCTTGCCGACCACACCTCGATCGAGTTCGTCTATCAGGTCTGCGCCTATCTGCCGGCGATCGGCCTGCTTGCGGTGTTCCTGCCCAGACTGCCGCGGCACACACGTTAA
- a CDS encoding elongation factor G, protein MGQDVRSPRGPRCIALVGPFQSGKTTLLEAILARTGAIPRAGSVDAGTSVGDATPEARHHKMTVGLTAATTSFMGDSYTFLDCPGSVEFAHDMRAALPAVDAAIVVCEADEKKLPQLQIILRELEELKIPRFLFLNKIDRANKRIRETLATLQPASRVPLVLRQIPIWKDELIEGFVDLALERAFIYREHKASEVVALEGGDLDREKEARFSMLEKLADHDDALMEQLLEDIQPPRDAVFDDLARELREGQICPVLLGAAARENGVLRLMKALRHEAPGVEETAKRLGVPAGKDALGFVFKTLHSQHGGKLSLTRLLAGHLDDGATLQSSSGGLSRISGILAVNGAYDTKRAAAEAGDTVALAKLDPVKTGDTVSTGKTPPDALAAAEPTPPVLAISIAATDRKDDVKLGQALARLHEEDPSLVVVQNAQTHDTVLWGQGEMHLRVASERLRDRFGIKLTSHPPAIGYQETIRKPITQRGRHKKQSGGHGQFGDVVLDIRPMPRGDGFKFTEKVVGGAVPRNYIGAVEEGVVDGLMRGPLGFPVTDVQVTLTDGSYHSVDSSDLAFRTAARIGLNEGLPLCQPVLLEPIHVVEIVCPTDATARINAILSARRGQILGFDTRDGWSGWDCVRAMMPEAEIGELIVELRSATAGAGSFTRQFDHMAEVTGRAADQIIAAHQHAA, encoded by the coding sequence ATGGGACAAGACGTCAGAAGTCCCCGAGGTCCACGGTGCATCGCGCTGGTGGGCCCCTTCCAAAGCGGTAAAACCACACTTCTCGAAGCGATCCTGGCGCGAACGGGCGCAATCCCCCGCGCCGGCAGCGTGGACGCCGGAACCTCCGTCGGCGACGCAACGCCCGAGGCCCGTCATCACAAGATGACCGTCGGCCTCACTGCCGCCACCACGAGTTTCATGGGCGACAGCTACACCTTCCTCGATTGTCCCGGTTCCGTCGAATTCGCCCACGACATGCGCGCCGCGCTGCCCGCGGTCGACGCCGCCATCGTGGTCTGCGAGGCGGACGAGAAGAAGCTGCCGCAGCTTCAGATCATCCTGCGTGAGCTGGAGGAACTGAAGATCCCGCGTTTCCTGTTTCTCAACAAGATCGACCGCGCCAACAAGCGCATTCGCGAGACGCTCGCAACGCTTCAGCCCGCCTCGCGCGTGCCGCTCGTGCTGCGCCAGATCCCGATCTGGAAGGACGAGCTGATCGAGGGCTTCGTCGATCTCGCGCTGGAGCGCGCCTTTATCTATCGCGAGCACAAGGCCTCCGAAGTGGTCGCGCTCGAAGGCGGCGATCTCGATCGCGAGAAGGAGGCCCGCTTCTCGATGCTGGAGAAGCTGGCCGATCACGACGACGCGCTGATGGAGCAGCTGCTCGAGGACATCCAGCCGCCGCGCGATGCCGTGTTCGACGACCTCGCCCGCGAATTGCGCGAGGGGCAGATCTGTCCCGTGCTGCTGGGCGCCGCCGCACGCGAAAACGGCGTGCTGCGCCTGATGAAGGCGCTGCGCCACGAGGCGCCTGGCGTCGAGGAGACCGCGAAGCGTCTCGGTGTGCCCGCCGGCAAGGACGCGCTCGGCTTCGTCTTCAAGACGCTGCATTCGCAGCATGGCGGCAAGCTGTCGCTGACGCGGCTGCTCGCCGGCCATCTCGACGACGGCGCCACGCTGCAATCATCCTCAGGCGGGCTCAGCCGCATCTCCGGCATCCTCGCGGTCAACGGCGCCTACGACACCAAGCGTGCCGCGGCGGAGGCCGGCGATACGGTGGCGCTCGCAAAGCTCGATCCCGTCAAGACCGGCGACACGGTCTCGACCGGCAAGACCCCGCCGGACGCGCTGGCCGCCGCGGAGCCGACGCCGCCGGTGCTGGCGATCTCGATCGCCGCCACCGACCGCAAGGACGACGTCAAGCTCGGCCAGGCGTTGGCGCGGCTGCACGAGGAGGATCCCTCGCTCGTCGTCGTGCAGAACGCCCAGACACACGACACCGTGCTGTGGGGGCAGGGCGAAATGCACCTGCGCGTTGCGAGCGAACGGCTCCGCGACCGCTTCGGTATCAAGCTCACCTCGCATCCGCCCGCGATCGGCTATCAGGAGACCATCCGCAAGCCGATCACCCAGCGCGGCCGCCACAAGAAGCAGTCCGGCGGCCACGGCCAGTTCGGCGACGTCGTGCTCGACATCAGGCCGATGCCGCGCGGCGACGGCTTCAAGTTCACCGAGAAGGTGGTCGGCGGCGCGGTGCCGCGCAATTACATCGGCGCGGTGGAGGAGGGCGTCGTCGACGGATTGATGCGCGGTCCGCTCGGCTTCCCCGTCACCGACGTGCAGGTGACGCTGACCGACGGCTCCTATCACAGCGTCGATTCCTCCGACCTCGCTTTCCGCACGGCGGCGCGGATCGGATTGAACGAGGGCCTGCCGCTGTGCCAGCCGGTACTGCTGGAGCCGATCCACGTCGTCGAGATCGTCTGCCCGACCGACGCTACCGCCAGGATCAACGCGATCCTGTCGGCGCGGCGCGGACAGATCCTCGGCTTCGACACCCGCGATGGCTGGAGCGGCTGGGACTGCGTGCGCGCCATGATGCCGGAGGCGGAGATCGGCGAGCTGATCGTCGAGCTGCGTTCGGCCACCGCCGGCGCCGGCAGCTTCACCCGCCAGTTCGACCACATGGCCGAGGTCACGGGCCGCGCCGCCGACCAGATCATCGCCGCGCATCAGCACGCGGCGTGA
- a CDS encoding shikimate dehydrogenase, with protein MTAPKAPAACLIGWPAAHSRSPLIHHYWLRTLGIEGGYVIEAVPPEDLRDFVLRLPLRGFVGANVTIPHKEAVLALSTPDARAKAVGAANTLWFADGELRSTNTDVEGFIGNLDASAPGWDKADEALVLGAGGSSRGVVFGLRERGIKRIHLANRTIARAETLANQFGPNVRPVTWDGLSDVLPRAKLLVNTTSLGMHGQPSLDVDVAHLPQDSVVADLVYVPLVTPLLAAAQARGLKTADGLGMLLHQAVRGFELWFGRRPEVTAELRALVEADLTKT; from the coding sequence ATGACCGCGCCCAAAGCTCCCGCAGCCTGCTTGATCGGATGGCCGGCTGCGCATTCGCGCTCGCCGCTGATCCATCATTACTGGCTGCGCACGCTCGGAATCGAGGGCGGCTATGTCATCGAGGCGGTGCCGCCGGAGGATCTCCGCGACTTCGTGCTGCGGCTGCCGCTGCGCGGCTTCGTCGGCGCCAACGTCACCATCCCCCACAAGGAAGCGGTGCTGGCGCTGTCGACGCCCGATGCGCGCGCCAAGGCGGTCGGCGCGGCCAACACATTGTGGTTTGCCGACGGCGAGCTGCGTTCGACCAACACGGACGTCGAGGGCTTTATCGGCAATCTCGACGCCAGCGCACCCGGCTGGGACAAGGCGGACGAGGCGCTGGTGCTCGGCGCCGGTGGTTCTTCGCGTGGCGTCGTATTCGGCCTGCGCGAGCGCGGGATCAAGCGCATCCATCTCGCCAATCGCACCATCGCGCGGGCCGAGACACTTGCAAACCAGTTCGGGCCGAACGTGCGTCCGGTGACTTGGGACGGCCTGAGCGATGTCCTGCCGCGTGCAAAACTTCTCGTGAACACGACCTCACTCGGCATGCACGGCCAGCCTTCACTCGATGTTGATGTGGCCCATCTGCCGCAGGATTCCGTCGTCGCCGATCTCGTTTACGTTCCCCTGGTCACGCCGCTGCTGGCGGCCGCACAGGCGCGCGGCCTGAAAACCGCCGACGGGCTCGGCATGCTGCTGCACCAGGCGGTCCGCGGCTTCGAGCTGTGGTTCGGCCGGAGGCCGGAGGTCACGGCCGAGTTGCGCGCGCTGGTCGAGGCCGATCTCACGAAGACTTGA